One window of the Eucalyptus grandis isolate ANBG69807.140 chromosome 6, ASM1654582v1, whole genome shotgun sequence genome contains the following:
- the LOC104448656 gene encoding uncharacterized protein At4g26485, producing MVEESERTRLGREGWRQKWLKHYSPHHQILLVGEGDFSFSSSLASAFGSASNVTATSRDLFDALIRKYKKAKSNLWKLEKLGASLLYEVDATKMKHVADLSMRKFDRIIFNFPHAGFHGKEDNVQLIKMHRMLMNGFFRNASQMLRADGEVHVSHKTDAPYCHWNLEELASSNNLGLIDQTAFESKNYPGYHHKRGNGGRCDELFPLGPCSTFKFRLYPGARKVLRELRTHNSVIHGEYRQINVSPVQMPVEFPPIYERSVQVHGGSERIYENLVQTQELSLPLSSGPFLSMTHVLYPGIDI from the exons ATGGTGGAGGAGAGCGAAAGGACACGACTTGGAAGAGAGGGTTGGAGGCAGAAATGGCTGAAACACTATTCACCGCATCATCAGATACTGCTGGTGGGTGAAGGAGACTTCTCTTTCTCGTCCAGTTTGGCCTCGGCTTTCGGCTCCGCCTCCAATGTCACCGCCACTTCCCGTGATCTTTTTG ATGCCTTGATCAGGAAGTATAAGAAAGCAAAATCAAATCTTTGGAAGTTAGAGAAGCTGGGAGCTTCCCTGTTGTATGAGGTGGATGCCACCAAAATGAAACATGTTGCAGATTTGAGTATGCGGAAGTTTGATCGAATCATCTTCAACTTCCCTCATGCGGGGTTCCATGGAAAGGAAGACAACGTGCAGTTGATCAA AATGCATAGGATGCTTATGAATGGCTTCTTTCGCAACGCGAGCCAAATGCTTCGTGCTGATGGGGAAGTACACGTAAGCCACAAGACCGATGCTCCATATTGCCATTGGAATCTGGAGGAACTTGCATCTTCGAATAATCTGGGATTGATCGATCAGACAGCTTTTGAAAGCAAGAATTATCCAGGATATCACCACAAGCGCGGAAATGGTGGGAGATGTGATGAACTCTTTCCTCTGGGGCCTTGCAGTACCTTCAAGTTCAGGCTCTACCCTGGAGCTAGGAAAGTGTTGAGAGAGTTGAGGACGCACAACAGTGTAATTCATGGAGAATATCGGCAAATTAATGTAAGTCCAGTTCAGATGCCTGTAGAGTTCCCACCAATTTATGAGAGATCAGTTCAGGTGCATGGTGGATCTGAGCGAATTTATGAGAACTTGGTCCAGACACAGGAGCTGTCGCTGCCACTCTCATCTGGTCCCTTTCTGTCAATGACCCATGTCCTTTACCCAGGAATAGACATATAG
- the LOC104448658 gene encoding release factor glutamine methyltransferase produces MKPCTLRPSFVRAWPCIASNFSTSSFQLPPPPPPPPPSPLAHARDVTQIRHRRFHSSLSAPPPPLLASSPPSLLPLPLFLRPPKRTTTVSELLEWHSWAKSLAASVGSSFEDSDNGPDSSLLCRELNWLMEDVLHGFDPSLMHRAVARDDPDIVISLRADVQELYSLWKQRIEERRPFQYIVGCEHWRDLILCVREGVLIPRPETEIIVDLVGDVISKDEELREGLWADLGTGSGAIAIGIAKILGNYGSVIATDLSPVAIQVASFNVQRYSLQDKIEVSEGSWLEPLKGVEGKVAGLVSNPPYIPSDDISGLQAEVGRHEPRLALDGGAEGMDDLLHLCNGAASMLKPGGFFAFETNGEKQCEFLVDYMQNQLPGSFCNVNTLSDFAGIQRFVTGFRNR; encoded by the exons ATGAAGCCTTGTACGCTGCGGCCGAGCTTCGTCCGCGCATGGCCATGCATCGCCTCCAATTTCTCTACCTCCTCCTTCCagctccctcctcctcctcctcctcctcctccttctcctctcgctcaTGCTCGCGACGTCACTCAAATTCGCCATCGTCGCTTTCACTCTTCTCTGTctgctccgccgccgccgctactGGCTTCTTCTCCGCCTTCGCTGCTGCCGCTGCCACTGTTTCTAAGGCCACCCAAGCGCACGACCACCGTCTCGGAGCTCTTAGAATGGCACTCTTGGGCCAAATCTCTCGCTGCCTCTGTCGGGTCCTCCTTCGAGGACTCCGACAACGGCCCGGACTCCAGTCTCCTCTGCAGGGAGCTCAACTGGCTGATGGAAGACGTCCTCCACGGGTTCGACCCTTCACTGATGCACAGAGCCGTCGCTCGCGACGACCCAGATATCGTAATTAGCTTGAGAGCTGATGTCCAGGAGCTTTACAGCTTATGGAAGCAGAGGATCGAGGAGAGAAGGCCCTTTCAGTATATAGTCGGGTGCGAGCATTGGAGGGACTTGATTCTGTGCGTTCGAGAAGGTGTCTTGATCCCGAGGCCCGAGACCGAGATCATTGTGGATTTGGTAGGTGATGTGATCTCGAAAGATGAAGAATTGAGAGAGGGTTTGTGGGCTGATTTGGGAACTGGTAGTGGCGCTATTGCTATTGGAATTGCCAAGATCCTGGGTAATTATGGAAGCGTTATTGCAACGGATTTGAGCCCTGTTGCTATTCAAGTTGCTTCCTTTAATGTACAAAGATATAGCTTGCAG GATAAGATTGAGGTGAGTGAAGGTTCTTGGTTGGAACCTTTGAAGGGCGTTGAAGGAAAAGTTGCAGGTCTCGTGAGCAATCCGCCTTATATTCCGAGTGATGACATAAGTGGCTTACAAGCTGAAGTTGGGAGACATGAGCCAAGGCTTGCCCTGGATGGTGGCGCTGAGGGCATGGATGATCTTCTCCATCTGTGTAATGGGGCTGCTTCAATGTTGAAACCTGGTGGTTTCTTTGCTTTTGAG ACGAACGGAGAAAAACAGTGTGAGTTTCTTGTAgattacatgcaaaatcaattaCCAGGAAGCTTTTGCAATGTCAATACGCTATCTGATTTTGCTGGTATTCAGAGATTTGTTACTGGGTTCCGAAATCGATGA
- the LOC120285878 gene encoding uncharacterized protein LOC120285878 — protein MVEESERTRLGSENGEEGEGDIEGRRQKWLKHYSPHHQILLVGEGDFSFSSSLASAFGSASNVTATSLDLYDALIRKYKKAKSNLGNLKKLGAFLLHGVDATIMNYHVDLRVRKFDRIIFNFPHAGFLGREDDVHLMCMHRTLMFGFFCNASQMLRADGEVHVRHKTNAPYCFWKLEELASWNSLNLIDRTAFESKNYPGYHHKRGDGSRCDELFHLGPCSTFKFRFYPRSWEVLRESKMHINAIHGEYWPIYGSPVQMPVEFPPIYERSVQLHGGSEQIYENLVQTQEQLLPLSFGPFPSMTHVPLPRNTLVELGMNSRNEYGGISAYHRNIMQEIPQRPCYDDVGFCSVPLPGFAFEPHYADVERRTSIGDLHLFQGPQHQENLRRLAHSFARSIYMSPVQMPVEFPPIYERSVQVHGGSERIYENLVQTQERLLPLSFGPFPSMTHVPLPRNTLIELGMNSRNEYGGISAYHRNIMQEIPQRPCYDDAGFCSVPLPGLASEPHYADVERRTSVGDLHLFQGPQHQENLRRLIDSFAQSIYVSPVQMPVEFPPIYERSVQVHGGSERIYENLVQTQERSLPLSFGPFPSMTHVSTNEYGGISAYHRNIMQEIPQRPCYDDARFCSVPLPGLASEPHYADVERRPSVGDLHLFQGPNIRRT, from the exons ATGGTGGAGGAGAGCGAAAGGACACGACTTGGAAGCGAAAATGGcgaggagggagaaggagacaTAGAGGGTCGGAGGCAGAAATGGCTGAAACACTATTCACCGCATCATCAGATTCTGCTGGTGGGCGAAGGAGACTTCTCTTTCTCGTCCAGTTTGGCCTCTGCTTTCGGCTCTGCCTCCAACGTTACCGCCACTTCCCTTGATCTTTATG ATGCCTTGATCAGGAAGTATAagaaagcaaaatcaaatttggggaatttAAAGAAGCTGGGAGCTTTCCTGTTGCATGGAGTGGATGCCACCATAATGAATTATCATGTAGATTTGAGAGTGCGGAAGTTCGATCGAATCATCTTCAACTTCCCTCATGCGGGGTTCCTTGGAAGGGAAGACGACGTGCACTTGATGTG CATGCATAGGACACTTATGTTTGGCTTCTTTTGCAACGCGAGCCAAATGCTTCGTGCCGATGGGGAAGTACACGTAAGACACAAGACCAATGCTCCATATTGCTTTTGGAAGCTGGAGGAACTTGCATCTTGGAATTCTCTGAACTTGATCGATCGGACAGCTTTTGAAAGCAAGAATTATCCAGGATATCACCACAAGCGCGGAGATGGCTCGAGATGTGATGAACTCTTTCATTTGGGGCCTTGCAGTACCTTCAAGTTCAGGTTCTACCCTAGATCTTGGGAAGTGTTGAGAGAGTCAAAGATGCACATCAATGCAATTCATGGAGAATATTGGCCAATTTATGGGAGTCCAGTTCAGATGCCTGTAGAGTTCCCACCGATTTATGAGAGATCAGTTCAGTTGCATGGTGGATCTGAGCAAATTTATGAGAACTTAGTCCAGACACAGGAGCAGTTGCTGCCACTCTCATTTGGTCCCTTTCCTTCAATGACCCATGTTCCGTTGCCCAGGAATACACTTGTAGAGTTGGGAATGAATTCTAGGAACGAATATGGAGGGATTAGTGCTTATCACCGAAACATTATGCAGGAGATACCACAAAGGCCATGTTATGATGATGTGGGGTTTTGCTCGGTCCCGCTGCCTGGTTTTGCCTTCGAACCACATTATGCAGATGTAGAAAGAAGAACATCTATTGGTGACCTGCATCTTTTCCAAGGGCCCCAACATCAAGAGAACTTGAGGAGGCTTGCACATTCTTTTGCTCGGTCAATTTATATGAGTCCAGTTCAGATGCCTGTAGAGTTCCCGCCAATTTATGAGAGATCAGTTCAGGTGCATGGTGGATCTGAGCGAATTTATGAGAACTTGGTCCAGACACAGGAGCGGTTGCTGCCACTCTCATTTGGTCCCTTTCCTTCAATGACCCATGTTCCGTTGCCTAGGAATACACTTATAGAGTTGGGAATGAATTCTAGGAACGAATATGGAGGGATTAGTGCTTATCACCGAAACATTATGCAGGAGATACCACAAAGACCATGTTATGATGATGCGGGGTTTTGCTCGGTCCCACTGCCTGGTCTTGCCTCTGAACCACATTATGCAGATGTAGAAAGAAGAACGTCTGTTGGTGACCTGCATCTTTTCCAAGGGCCCCAACATCAGGAGAACTTGAGGAGGCTCATAGATTCTTTTGCTCAGTCAATTTATGTGAGTCCAGTTCAGATGCCTGTAGAGTTCCCACCAATTTATGAGAGATCAGTTCAGGTGCATGGTGGATCTGAGCGAATTTATGAGAACTTGGTCCAGACACAGGAGCGGTCGCTGCCACTCTCATTTGGTCCCTTTCCTTCGATGACCCATGTTTCCACGAACGAATATGGAGGGATTAGTGCTTATCATCGAAACATTATGCAGGAGATACCACAAAGACCATGTTATGATGATGCGAGGTTTTGCTCGGTCCCGCTGCCTGGTCTTGCCTCCGAACCACATTATGCAGATGTAGAAAGAAGACCGTCTGTTGGTGACCTGCATCTTTTCCAGGGCCCCAACATCAGGAGAACTTGA
- the LOC104448659 gene encoding uncharacterized protein LOC104448659 isoform X2, whose amino-acid sequence MEDIGLFKQGWEWVLSQKHAFSRAKNAMWRARDGICVFVERHWPMVWGWCSQFLKALLLSLIYWRDCCFRGCQSVVGFGSASLLVIMWSCFLSLTSMSCLIYVLLSMGAAGAAVKYLGFTPGLFIVGLFAILILWMFANFWITGTLFLIGGYLFSRSHARLVILMATIYAIYCVKVRVGWHGVFLSINLAFFSNDMLTYLVQCCDNLSEKRHYEEQKESETLTEDDFSEECEFSTLNEEPEKLHSCKSSIKQPASSSFICKQRDLSENKVVKEETSSLDEMKRILNSADHYEALGLPRHKKIDPAMLKKEYRKMAMLVHPDKNMGSSLASESFKKLQCAYEILSDSTKKGDYDEQLKKEENRSRSVCQSSHSHQENQDYRVEESRCIQCTKCGNSHVWVCTNRSKTNARWCQDCRQYHPAKDGDGWVEYKGSLVFNRPQKMEIPRAFVCAESKIFDVSEWAICQGMACRPNTHRPSFHVNMVGLERKTQRSNSSTYPWDLDAEMMDEEDEFELWLQQALASGLFCETSKRRKSWSPFKLHQLKCKKQWRRASS is encoded by the exons ATGGAGGACATAGGGCTGTTCAAGCAGGGGTGGGAATGGGTGCTGTCGCAGAAGCACGCCTTCTCGCGTGCCAAGAACGCGATGTGGCGCGCCCGCGACGGAATCTGCGTGTTCGTGGAGAGGCATTGGCCGATGGTGTGGGGCTGGTGCTCCCAGTTTCTGAAGGCGTTGCTGCTGTCGTTGATTTACTGGAGGGACTGCTGCTTCCGGGGTTGTCAGTCGGTCGTCGGGTTCGGTTCCGCCTCGCTGCTCGTCATCATGTGGAGCTGCTTCCTCAGCCTTACTTCGATGTCTTGCTTGATTTATGTCCTTTTAAGCATG GGAGCTGCTGGAGCTGCGGTTAAGTACTTGGGATTTACTCCTGGGCTGTTTATTGTAGGACTCTTtgctattttaattttatggatgttTGCTAACTTCTGGATAACGGGGACGTTGTTTTTAATAGGAG GTTACTTGTTCTCCCGCAGTCATGCTCGTCTGGTAATATTGATGGCTACCATTTATGCCATCTATTGTGTCAAAGTTCGAGTTGGATGGCATGGTGTTTTCCTCTCTATCAACCTTGCGTTCTTCTCAAATGACATGCTGACATATTTGGTTCAGTGTTGTGACAATTTATCTGAGAAAAGGCACTATGAAGagcagaaagaatcggaaacgcTGACTGAAGATGATTTCTCTGAAGAATGTGAATTCTCAACTTTGAATGAAGAGCCTGAAAAGTTGCACTCGTGTAAATCATCCATCAAACAGCCTGCTTCCTCATCGTTTATTTGTAAGCAGAGAGACTTATCTGAAAATAAGGTGGTAAAAGAAGAAACTAGTTCATTAGATGAGATGAAAAGGATATTAAATAGTGCAGACCATTATGAAGCACTTGGGTTACCTCGGCACAAGAAAATTGATCCTGCAATGTTGAAAAAGGAATATCGAAAAATG GCCATGCTTGTACATCCCGATAAAAACATGGGAAGTTCACTAGCTAGCGAATCATTTAAGAAACTTCAATGTGCATACGAG ATCCTCTCGGATTCCACAAAGAAGGGAGACTATGATGAGcaactgaagaaggaagaaaacagAAGTAGGAGTGTCTGTCAAAGTTCCCACTCGCATCAG GAGAATCAGGATTATCGTGTTGAGGAGTCAAGATGTATACAATGCACAAAGTGTGGAAATTCTCATGTGTGGGTGTGTACCAATCGGAGTAAGACCAATGCTAGATGGTGTCAG GATTGTCGCCAATATCATCCAGCCAAAGATGGGGATGGATGGGTTGAATACAAGGGCTCATTGGTCTTTAATAGGCCTCAAAAG ATGGAAATTCCACGGGCTTTTGTGTGTGCCGAAAGCAAGATCTTTGATGTATCAGAATGGGCCATCTGCCAG GGCATGGCTTGTCGGCCCAACACTCATCGTCCAAGCTTCCATGTGAATATGGTTGGCTTGGAAAGGAAGACACAGAGATCTAACTCAAGTACGTACCCATGGGATCTGGATGCAGAGATGatggatgaagaggatgaattCGAGTTATGGCTTCAGCAAGCCCTAGCCTCTGGCCTCTTCTGTGAGACTTCCAAACGCAGAAAGAGCTGGAGTCCATTCAAGTTGCACCAGTTGAAGTGTAAGAAGCAATGGAGAAGAGCTTCATCATGA
- the LOC104448659 gene encoding uncharacterized protein LOC104448659 isoform X1, which translates to MEDIGLFKQGWEWVLSQKHAFSRAKNAMWRARDGICVFVERHWPMVWGWCSQFLKALLLSLIYWRDCCFRGCQSVVGFGSASLLVIMWSCFLSLTSMSCLIYVLLSMGAAGAAVKYLGFTPGLFIVGLFAILILWMFANFWITGTLFLIGGYLFSRSHARLVILMATIYAIYCVKVRVGWHGVFLSINLAFFSNDMLTYLVQCCDNLSEKRHYEEQKESETLTEDDFSEECEFSTLNEEPEKLHSCKSSIKQPASSSFICKQRDLSENKVVKEETSSLDEMKRILNSADHYEALGLPRHKKIDPAMLKKEYRKMAMLVHPDKNMGSSLASESFKKLQCAYEILSDSTKKGDYDEQLKKEENRSRSVCQSSHSHQKENQDYRVEESRCIQCTKCGNSHVWVCTNRSKTNARWCQDCRQYHPAKDGDGWVEYKGSLVFNRPQKMEIPRAFVCAESKIFDVSEWAICQGMACRPNTHRPSFHVNMVGLERKTQRSNSSTYPWDLDAEMMDEEDEFELWLQQALASGLFCETSKRRKSWSPFKLHQLKCKKQWRRASS; encoded by the exons ATGGAGGACATAGGGCTGTTCAAGCAGGGGTGGGAATGGGTGCTGTCGCAGAAGCACGCCTTCTCGCGTGCCAAGAACGCGATGTGGCGCGCCCGCGACGGAATCTGCGTGTTCGTGGAGAGGCATTGGCCGATGGTGTGGGGCTGGTGCTCCCAGTTTCTGAAGGCGTTGCTGCTGTCGTTGATTTACTGGAGGGACTGCTGCTTCCGGGGTTGTCAGTCGGTCGTCGGGTTCGGTTCCGCCTCGCTGCTCGTCATCATGTGGAGCTGCTTCCTCAGCCTTACTTCGATGTCTTGCTTGATTTATGTCCTTTTAAGCATG GGAGCTGCTGGAGCTGCGGTTAAGTACTTGGGATTTACTCCTGGGCTGTTTATTGTAGGACTCTTtgctattttaattttatggatgttTGCTAACTTCTGGATAACGGGGACGTTGTTTTTAATAGGAG GTTACTTGTTCTCCCGCAGTCATGCTCGTCTGGTAATATTGATGGCTACCATTTATGCCATCTATTGTGTCAAAGTTCGAGTTGGATGGCATGGTGTTTTCCTCTCTATCAACCTTGCGTTCTTCTCAAATGACATGCTGACATATTTGGTTCAGTGTTGTGACAATTTATCTGAGAAAAGGCACTATGAAGagcagaaagaatcggaaacgcTGACTGAAGATGATTTCTCTGAAGAATGTGAATTCTCAACTTTGAATGAAGAGCCTGAAAAGTTGCACTCGTGTAAATCATCCATCAAACAGCCTGCTTCCTCATCGTTTATTTGTAAGCAGAGAGACTTATCTGAAAATAAGGTGGTAAAAGAAGAAACTAGTTCATTAGATGAGATGAAAAGGATATTAAATAGTGCAGACCATTATGAAGCACTTGGGTTACCTCGGCACAAGAAAATTGATCCTGCAATGTTGAAAAAGGAATATCGAAAAATG GCCATGCTTGTACATCCCGATAAAAACATGGGAAGTTCACTAGCTAGCGAATCATTTAAGAAACTTCAATGTGCATACGAG ATCCTCTCGGATTCCACAAAGAAGGGAGACTATGATGAGcaactgaagaaggaagaaaacagAAGTAGGAGTGTCTGTCAAAGTTCCCACTCGCATCAG AAGGAGAATCAGGATTATCGTGTTGAGGAGTCAAGATGTATACAATGCACAAAGTGTGGAAATTCTCATGTGTGGGTGTGTACCAATCGGAGTAAGACCAATGCTAGATGGTGTCAG GATTGTCGCCAATATCATCCAGCCAAAGATGGGGATGGATGGGTTGAATACAAGGGCTCATTGGTCTTTAATAGGCCTCAAAAG ATGGAAATTCCACGGGCTTTTGTGTGTGCCGAAAGCAAGATCTTTGATGTATCAGAATGGGCCATCTGCCAG GGCATGGCTTGTCGGCCCAACACTCATCGTCCAAGCTTCCATGTGAATATGGTTGGCTTGGAAAGGAAGACACAGAGATCTAACTCAAGTACGTACCCATGGGATCTGGATGCAGAGATGatggatgaagaggatgaattCGAGTTATGGCTTCAGCAAGCCCTAGCCTCTGGCCTCTTCTGTGAGACTTCCAAACGCAGAAAGAGCTGGAGTCCATTCAAGTTGCACCAGTTGAAGTGTAAGAAGCAATGGAGAAGAGCTTCATCATGA
- the LOC104448659 gene encoding uncharacterized protein LOC104448659 isoform X3, which yields MEDIGLFKQGWEWVLSQKHAFSRAKNAMWRARDGICVFVERHWPMVWGWCSQFLKALLLSLIYWRDCCFRGCQSVVGFGSASLLVIMWSCFLSLTSMSCLIYVLLSMGAAGAAVKYLGFTPGLFIVGLFAILILWMFANFWITGTLFLIGGYLFSRSHARLVILMATIYAIYCVKVRVGWHGVFLSINLAFFSNDMLTYLVQCCDNLSEKRHYEEQKESETLTEDDFSEECEFSTLNEEPEKLHSCKSSIKQPASSSFICKQRDLSENKVVKEETSSLDEMKRILNSADHYEALGLPRHKKIDPAMLKKEYRKMAMLVHPDKNMGSSLASESFKKLQCAYEILSDSTKKGDYDEQLKKEENRSRSVCQSSHSHQDYRVEESRCIQCTKCGNSHVWVCTNRSKTNARWCQDCRQYHPAKDGDGWVEYKGSLVFNRPQKMEIPRAFVCAESKIFDVSEWAICQGMACRPNTHRPSFHVNMVGLERKTQRSNSSTYPWDLDAEMMDEEDEFELWLQQALASGLFCETSKRRKSWSPFKLHQLKCKKQWRRASS from the exons ATGGAGGACATAGGGCTGTTCAAGCAGGGGTGGGAATGGGTGCTGTCGCAGAAGCACGCCTTCTCGCGTGCCAAGAACGCGATGTGGCGCGCCCGCGACGGAATCTGCGTGTTCGTGGAGAGGCATTGGCCGATGGTGTGGGGCTGGTGCTCCCAGTTTCTGAAGGCGTTGCTGCTGTCGTTGATTTACTGGAGGGACTGCTGCTTCCGGGGTTGTCAGTCGGTCGTCGGGTTCGGTTCCGCCTCGCTGCTCGTCATCATGTGGAGCTGCTTCCTCAGCCTTACTTCGATGTCTTGCTTGATTTATGTCCTTTTAAGCATG GGAGCTGCTGGAGCTGCGGTTAAGTACTTGGGATTTACTCCTGGGCTGTTTATTGTAGGACTCTTtgctattttaattttatggatgttTGCTAACTTCTGGATAACGGGGACGTTGTTTTTAATAGGAG GTTACTTGTTCTCCCGCAGTCATGCTCGTCTGGTAATATTGATGGCTACCATTTATGCCATCTATTGTGTCAAAGTTCGAGTTGGATGGCATGGTGTTTTCCTCTCTATCAACCTTGCGTTCTTCTCAAATGACATGCTGACATATTTGGTTCAGTGTTGTGACAATTTATCTGAGAAAAGGCACTATGAAGagcagaaagaatcggaaacgcTGACTGAAGATGATTTCTCTGAAGAATGTGAATTCTCAACTTTGAATGAAGAGCCTGAAAAGTTGCACTCGTGTAAATCATCCATCAAACAGCCTGCTTCCTCATCGTTTATTTGTAAGCAGAGAGACTTATCTGAAAATAAGGTGGTAAAAGAAGAAACTAGTTCATTAGATGAGATGAAAAGGATATTAAATAGTGCAGACCATTATGAAGCACTTGGGTTACCTCGGCACAAGAAAATTGATCCTGCAATGTTGAAAAAGGAATATCGAAAAATG GCCATGCTTGTACATCCCGATAAAAACATGGGAAGTTCACTAGCTAGCGAATCATTTAAGAAACTTCAATGTGCATACGAG ATCCTCTCGGATTCCACAAAGAAGGGAGACTATGATGAGcaactgaagaaggaagaaaacagAAGTAGGAGTGTCTGTCAAAGTTCCCACTCGCATCAG GATTATCGTGTTGAGGAGTCAAGATGTATACAATGCACAAAGTGTGGAAATTCTCATGTGTGGGTGTGTACCAATCGGAGTAAGACCAATGCTAGATGGTGTCAG GATTGTCGCCAATATCATCCAGCCAAAGATGGGGATGGATGGGTTGAATACAAGGGCTCATTGGTCTTTAATAGGCCTCAAAAG ATGGAAATTCCACGGGCTTTTGTGTGTGCCGAAAGCAAGATCTTTGATGTATCAGAATGGGCCATCTGCCAG GGCATGGCTTGTCGGCCCAACACTCATCGTCCAAGCTTCCATGTGAATATGGTTGGCTTGGAAAGGAAGACACAGAGATCTAACTCAAGTACGTACCCATGGGATCTGGATGCAGAGATGatggatgaagaggatgaattCGAGTTATGGCTTCAGCAAGCCCTAGCCTCTGGCCTCTTCTGTGAGACTTCCAAACGCAGAAAGAGCTGGAGTCCATTCAAGTTGCACCAGTTGAAGTGTAAGAAGCAATGGAGAAGAGCTTCATCATGA
- the LOC104451618 gene encoding release factor glutamine methyltransferase — MASNFSTFFFQLPPPPPPLAHARNIAHQIRDRRIHSSLSPPPPPPLLASSPPSQPLPLFLRPPKHTTTVSDLLEWHSWAKSLAASVGSSFEDSDNGPDSSLLCRELNWLMEDVLHGFDPSLMRKAVARDDPDVIISSRADVQELYSLWKQRMEERRPFQYIVGCEHWRDLILCVREGVLIPRPETAIIVDLVGDAISKDEGLREGLWVDLGTGSGAIAIGIAKILGNYGSVIATDLSPVAIQVASFNVEIYSLEDKIEVREGSWLEPLKGVEGKVAGLVSNPPYIPSDGISGLQAEVGRH, encoded by the exons ATGGCCTCCAATTTCTCTACCTTCTTCTTTCaactccctcctcctcctcctcctctcgctCATGCTCGCAACATTGCTCATCAAATTCGCGACCGTCGCATTCACTCTTCTCTgtctcctccgccgccgccgccgctactGGCTTCTTCTCCGCCTTCGCAGCCGCTGCCACTCTTTCTGAGGCCACCCAAGCACACGACCACCGTCTCGGACCTCCTAGAATGGCACTCCTGGGCCAAATCTCTCGCCGCCTCTGTCGGGTCCTCCTTCGAGGACTCCGACAACGGCCCGGACTCCAGTCTCCTCTGCAGGGAGCTCAACTGGCTGATGGAAGACGTCCTCCACGGGTTCGACCCTTCATTGATGCGCAAAGCCGTCGCTCGCGACGACCCAGATGTCATCATTAGCTCGAGAGCTGATGTCCAGGAGCTTTACAGCTTATGGAAGCAGAGGATGGAGGAGAGAAGGCCCTTTCAGTACATAGTCGGGTGCGAGCATTGGCGGGACTTGATTCTGTGCGTTCGAGAGGGTGTCTTGATCCCGAGGCCGGAGACCGCAATCATTGTGGATTTGGTGGGTGATGCGATTTCGAAAGATGAAGGATTGAGAGAGGGTTTGTGGGTTGATTTGGGAACCGGTAGTGGCGCTATTGCTATTGGAATTGCCAAGATCTTGGGTAATTATGGAAGCGTTATCGCGACGGATTTGAGCCCTGTCGCTATTCAAGTTGCCTCCTTTAATGTAGAAATATATAGCTTGGAG GATAAAATTGAGGTGAGGGAAGGTTCTTGGCTGGAACCTCTGAAGGGCGTTGAAGGAAAAGTTGCAGGTCTCGTGAGCAATCCGCCTTATATCCCAAGTGATGGCATAAGTGGCTTACAGGCCGAAGTTGGGAGACATTAA
- the LOC120294624 gene encoding heavy metal-associated isoprenylated plant protein 41-like, with protein sequence MAKESERTGFGSENDEEGEGEIKGWRRKKWLERYSPHHQILLVGEGDFSFSSSLATAFGSASNMTATSLDHYDALIRKYEKAKSNLGKLKKLGASLLHGVDATKLKYHPDLRVRKFDRIIFNFPHAGFLGKENNVQLIE encoded by the exons ATGGCGAAGGAAAGCGAAAGGACAGGATTTGGGAGTGAAAATGAcgaggagggagaaggagaaataaagggttggaggaggaagaaatggCTGGAACGCTACTCGCCACATCATCAGATCCTGCTGGTGGGGGAAGGAGACTTCTCTTTCTCGTCAAGTTTGGCCACGGCTTTTGGCTCTGCCTCCAACATGACCGCCACTTCGCTTGATCATTATG ATGCCTTGATCAGGAAGTATGagaaagcaaaatcaaatttggggaaGTTAAAGAAGCTGGGAGCTTCCCTATTGCATGGAGTGGATGCCACCAAACTGAAATACCATCCAGATTTGAGAGTGCGGAAGTTTGATCGAATCATCTTCAACTTCCCTCATGCAGGGTTCCTTGGAAAGGAAAACAACGTGCAGTTGATTGAGTAA